In one window of Nerophis ophidion isolate RoL-2023_Sa linkage group LG05, RoL_Noph_v1.0, whole genome shotgun sequence DNA:
- the LOC133552496 gene encoding cytochrome b-c1 complex subunit 8 encodes MGRHFGDLARIRHVITYSLSPFEQRAFANYFSKGIPNVWRRFTASFFKVAPPMALVYITYTWANSEYHQLRRKNPADYENDE; translated from the exons ATGGGCCGCCACTTTGGAGACTTGGCCAGGATCAGACATGTAATCACGTACAGTCTGTCCCCCTTTGAGCAGAGGGCCTTCGCCAACTATTTCTCCAAAGGAATCCCTAATGTGTGGAGAAGGTTCACTGCGTCATTTTTCAAAGTTGCCCCTC CCATGGCACTGGTGTACATAACGTACACGTGGGCCAACAGTGAATATCATCAGCTAAGGAGGAAGAATCCTGCTGACTACGAGAACGATGAATAA
- the gdf9 gene encoding growth/differentiation factor 9 isoform X1, whose amino-acid sequence MPPIGNTCACCPPSATCAWLALSSRVFGPGALVFVLSDEQKTPMLISLVVGCLRAVMFLLLASSSRPPPGRCSAGRTDALHPAGQAAYGSIFSPLLKALSEHGGSGWNPASRKKVKPEQKYIKYLTDVYKRTSRAHRTLEAGLRYNVVRLIKPQDQCLAKRHKAESFKLDLSYSLDQVREKEQLMRATLLYNSAHVNSVCYLSIKEQEHSNKCPLCAGIHRAVNFTSGADDPVRGSWLEVDITMLLRPFSKLPKQNIQLLINVVCPEEQQAVDAGHKGPLEFTAGPPPLLLYLQDDSKASRQALPSTAAETLGKQMIFKATQRARAKRRRKRESAKSKRGDKSLDIHLPELLPSSEFSTSYCDLYDFRLRFSQLKLDHWIVFPPKYNPRYCRGICPRTIGFIYGSPVHTMVQNIIYEKLDSSVPRPSCIPSHYSPLSVMIFEEDGSYAYKEFEDMIATRCTCR is encoded by the exons ATGCCGCCGATTGGCAACACCTGCGCGTGTTGCCCGCCAAGTGCCACGTGTGCCTGGCTCGCGCTCAGCAGCCGAGTTTTTGGGCCCGGAGCCCTCGTGTTCGTTCTCTCGGATGAACAGAAGACGCCAATGTTGATATCACTTGTCGTCGGTTGTCTCCGCGCCGTCATGTTCCTGCTGCTGGCCAGCAGTAGCCGCCCGCCGCCGGGCCGCTGCTCCGCGGGCCGCACGGACGCGCTGCACCCCGCCGGCCAGGCCGCCTacggcagcatcttctccccgctGCTTAAAGCGCTGTCCGAGCACGGAGGCTCCGGCTGGAACCCGGCCTCCAGGAAGAAGGTCAAACCCGAGCAGAAGTACATCAAGTATTTGACGGATGTTTACAAGAGGACGTCCAGGGCGCACAGGACTTTGGAGGCGGGACTGCGCTACAACGTCGTCAGACTGATCAAGCCGCAGGACCAATGTCTGGCAAAAAGACACAAAG CAGAAAGTTTCAAACTGGATCTGTCCTACAGCCTTGATCAAGTTCGAGAAAAGGAGCAGCTAATGAGGGCGACGCTGCTGTACAACTCGGCCCACGTCAACTCCGTGTGCTACCTGAGCATCAAGGAGCAGGAGCACTCCAACAAGTGTCCACTGTGCGCTGGCATCCACCGAGCTGTGAACTTCACCTCCGGAGCGGACGACCCAGTCAGAGGAAGCTGGTTAGAGGTCGACATCACTATGCTTCTCCGGCCTTTCTCAAAATTGCCCAAGCAGAATATACAACTTCTCATCAATGTGGTCTGCCCTGAAGAGCAGCAAGCTGTGGACGCTGGTCACAAAGGTCCTTTGGAGTTCACAGCGGGCCCGCCTCCTCTGCTGCTTTATCTCCAGGACGACAGCAAAGCGTCTCGCCAGGCGTTGCCGTCCACTGCCGCCGAGACGCTTGGCAAGCAGATGATTTTCAAGGCCACTCAAAGGGCTCGAGCCAAGAGGCGGCGGAAGAGGGAGTCCGCAAAGAGCAAGAGAGGCGATAAAAGCTTGGACATCCACTTGCCGGAGCTTCTTCCCAGCTCTGAATTCTCCACAAGTTACTGTGACTTGTACGATTTCAGATTGAGGTTTAGCCAGCTCAAACTGGATCACTGGATCGTTTTCCCGCCCAAATATAACCCCAGGTACTGTCGAGGCATCTGCCCGAGGACCATCGGCTTCATCTATGGCTCCCCCGTGCACACCATGGTACAAAACATCATATATGAGAAGCTTGACTCCTCCGTGCCCAGACCCTCGTGTATCCCCTCCCATTACAGCCCCCTAAGTGTCATGATCTTCGAAGAGGACGGCTCCTACGCGTACAAGGAGTTCGAAGACATGATCGCGACACGGTGCACCTGCCGCTAA
- the gdf9 gene encoding growth/differentiation factor 9 isoform X2 — protein sequence MPPIGNTCACCPPSATCAWLALSSRVFGPGALVFVLSDEQKTPMLISLVVGCLRAVMFLLLASSSRPPPGRCSAGRTDALHPAGQAAYGSIFSPLLKALSEHGGSGWNPASRKKVKPEQKYIKYLTDVYKRTSRAHRTLEAGLRYNVVRLIKPQDQCLAKRHKESFKLDLSYSLDQVREKEQLMRATLLYNSAHVNSVCYLSIKEQEHSNKCPLCAGIHRAVNFTSGADDPVRGSWLEVDITMLLRPFSKLPKQNIQLLINVVCPEEQQAVDAGHKGPLEFTAGPPPLLLYLQDDSKASRQALPSTAAETLGKQMIFKATQRARAKRRRKRESAKSKRGDKSLDIHLPELLPSSEFSTSYCDLYDFRLRFSQLKLDHWIVFPPKYNPRYCRGICPRTIGFIYGSPVHTMVQNIIYEKLDSSVPRPSCIPSHYSPLSVMIFEEDGSYAYKEFEDMIATRCTCR from the exons ATGCCGCCGATTGGCAACACCTGCGCGTGTTGCCCGCCAAGTGCCACGTGTGCCTGGCTCGCGCTCAGCAGCCGAGTTTTTGGGCCCGGAGCCCTCGTGTTCGTTCTCTCGGATGAACAGAAGACGCCAATGTTGATATCACTTGTCGTCGGTTGTCTCCGCGCCGTCATGTTCCTGCTGCTGGCCAGCAGTAGCCGCCCGCCGCCGGGCCGCTGCTCCGCGGGCCGCACGGACGCGCTGCACCCCGCCGGCCAGGCCGCCTacggcagcatcttctccccgctGCTTAAAGCGCTGTCCGAGCACGGAGGCTCCGGCTGGAACCCGGCCTCCAGGAAGAAGGTCAAACCCGAGCAGAAGTACATCAAGTATTTGACGGATGTTTACAAGAGGACGTCCAGGGCGCACAGGACTTTGGAGGCGGGACTGCGCTACAACGTCGTCAGACTGATCAAGCCGCAGGACCAATGTCTGGCAAAAAGACACAAAG AAAGTTTCAAACTGGATCTGTCCTACAGCCTTGATCAAGTTCGAGAAAAGGAGCAGCTAATGAGGGCGACGCTGCTGTACAACTCGGCCCACGTCAACTCCGTGTGCTACCTGAGCATCAAGGAGCAGGAGCACTCCAACAAGTGTCCACTGTGCGCTGGCATCCACCGAGCTGTGAACTTCACCTCCGGAGCGGACGACCCAGTCAGAGGAAGCTGGTTAGAGGTCGACATCACTATGCTTCTCCGGCCTTTCTCAAAATTGCCCAAGCAGAATATACAACTTCTCATCAATGTGGTCTGCCCTGAAGAGCAGCAAGCTGTGGACGCTGGTCACAAAGGTCCTTTGGAGTTCACAGCGGGCCCGCCTCCTCTGCTGCTTTATCTCCAGGACGACAGCAAAGCGTCTCGCCAGGCGTTGCCGTCCACTGCCGCCGAGACGCTTGGCAAGCAGATGATTTTCAAGGCCACTCAAAGGGCTCGAGCCAAGAGGCGGCGGAAGAGGGAGTCCGCAAAGAGCAAGAGAGGCGATAAAAGCTTGGACATCCACTTGCCGGAGCTTCTTCCCAGCTCTGAATTCTCCACAAGTTACTGTGACTTGTACGATTTCAGATTGAGGTTTAGCCAGCTCAAACTGGATCACTGGATCGTTTTCCCGCCCAAATATAACCCCAGGTACTGTCGAGGCATCTGCCCGAGGACCATCGGCTTCATCTATGGCTCCCCCGTGCACACCATGGTACAAAACATCATATATGAGAAGCTTGACTCCTCCGTGCCCAGACCCTCGTGTATCCCCTCCCATTACAGCCCCCTAAGTGTCATGATCTTCGAAGAGGACGGCTCCTACGCGTACAAGGAGTTCGAAGACATGATCGCGACACGGTGCACCTGCCGCTAA